The proteins below come from a single Cannabis sativa cultivar Pink pepper isolate KNU-18-1 chromosome 3, ASM2916894v1, whole genome shotgun sequence genomic window:
- the LOC115709538 gene encoding putative disease resistance protein RGA3, with product MAEGNLVGVVDRIQRLLECLDLKDITEKQRLDEIKKDFSMLRGSFDDAELKKKLYSDKLLLKDSLADVDDLLTKMLALTWRTRHVSAPKKLIMMMKMMMNTTTTFFNSISSKMDNAMQIVKQLQNSSVPEAEAEAEAEEEQRGNVGGEIIVVGRDHHLAQITEKLLKKDDDDVEDKNLMVIPIVGIGGVGKTIIAMLICDDQRVKSHFDLTIWVSLGVAFDVKAIMKQIISFITHNYPTISDFKELQALVFSEIRRKRFLLVLDDVPPNVDEQSWKVLTSEILSVGANGSRIIVTTRHTKVAEITGKNQLYHLEELHEKEAWLLFQKVAVREEEELTDPEMIEIGQGIAKRCRGIPFLITAIGSLLRIKKTKQEWKSFFHEFSMIIETENNALAILQLSYDCFALKDCFAYCAIFPKDYEIDVDTLITLWMSQGFIVITESDQDQDNNEQQDLERLGYKYFVDLHGRCFFHEIEQDELGYVKKCRMPNLMHDLAKQIAGKAYVTLILKEDSIDDATLVRHVSFDFHLDSSWQISIPSFDLKRIRSLFSTLKELRLTNLPKLKGWCKDNSCENATFSCLSRLVVEDCPCLISMPLFPCLEELLVLKNTSWEPFKRTVTTAIEEKRALTSQLEVSSSSPSSTLTKSKSRRSPRRTKSLNMKPKSPSFKKVSRPKPVSSTVALDSTLKTPVPAPQNISSTTTVTPLSKLRTLHIIDMPNSDPNMWKSLHSLRSVTLDNVADINDYLKGGLRQVTSLQQLHILRCYNLVEIESWIDDFKALSKISIKLCPQLRIPHDRIDLITSSNVKVEHCPRVTHIERPPYTVSFFVEFCEGLVVLCGLTVCVHDSEAQLESPLAIDIGVWKQSIKSAIENTAQEKGSNQPNLSTNEGAAVPEVVREGPERVSRVRMKPSWLRDFVMMERR from the exons ATGGCGGAAGGAAACCTTGTGGGCGTTGTTGATCGGATTCAACGATTGTTGGAGTGTTTAGATTTGAAGGATATTACAGAAAAACAGAGACTTGATGAGATTAAGAAAGATTTTTCAATGCTACGAGGTTCATTTGATGATGCAGAGTTGAAGAAGAAGCTTTATAGTGATAAGTTACTATTAAAAGATTCACTTGCTGATGTTGATGACTTACTCACAAAAATGTTGGCACTCACTTGGAGAACACGCCACGTGTCAGCACCCAAAAAGCTAAtcatgatgatgaagatgatgatgaatacCACCACTACTTTCTTCAACTCAATCTCTTCCAAAATGGACAACGCCATGCAAATCGTGAAACAGCTACAAAACTCATCGGTTCCAGAGGCAGAGGCAGAGGCAGAGGCAGAGGAAGAGCAGAGAGGAAATGTTGGTGGAGAAATTATAGTTGTGGGGAGGGATCATCACCTAGCACAAATCACAGAAAAGTTGTTGAAGaaggatgatgatgatgttgaaGACAAGAATTTAATGGTGATTCCAATTGTGGGTATTGGAGGAGTAGGCAAAACAATAATTGCTATGCTCATTTGTGATGACCAAAGGGTAAAATCACATTTTGATCTTACAATTTGGGTGTCTCTTGGTGTTGCCTTTGATGTAAAAGCCATTATGAAACAAATTATTTCATTTATAACACATAATTACCCAACTATCTCTGATTTTAAGGAACTGCAAGCTCTTGTTTTTTCAGAAATAAGGCGAAAGCgatttctccttgttcttgatGATGTCCCGCCCAATGTTGATGAACAATCATGGAAG GTGCTAACAAGTGAGATACTATCAGTTGGTGCAAATGGAAGTAGAATTATTGTAACTACTCGTCATACAAAGGTTGCAGAGATTACTGGTAAGAACCAACTATATCACTTAGAGGAGCTACATGAAAAGGAAGCTTGGTTACTATTCCAAAAAGTGGCtgtgagagaagaagaagaactaacTGACCCGGAAATGATTGAGATTGGACAAGGAATTGCGAAAAGATGCCGCGGAATCCCTTTCCTCATAACAGCAATAGGAAGCTTATTGCGTattaagaaaacaaaacaaGAGTGGAAATCGTTTTTCCATGAGTTTTCAATGATAATAGAGACTGAAAATAATGCATTGGCAATTCTTCAGTTGAGCTATGATTGTTTTGCTTTGAAAGATTGTTTTGCTTATTGTGCAATTTTCCCAAAAGATTATGAGATTGATGTAGACACACTCATAACTTTGTGGATGTCACAGGGGTTTATTGTTATTACAGAGTCAGATCAAGATCAGGACAATAATGAACAACAAGATCTTGAGAGATTGGGTTATAAGTATTTTGTGGATTTACATGGAAGATGTTTCTTTCATGAAATTGAGCAAGATGAGTTGGGTTACGTAAAAAAATGCAGAATGCCTAACTTAATGCATGATCTTGCTAAACAAATAGCTGGGAAAGCTTATGTTACTTTAATCTTAAAGGAAGATAGCATTGATGATGCAACACTTGTTCGACATGTATCATTTGATTTTCATTTAGATTCATCATGGCAGATTTCAATCCCATCTTTTGACTTGAAAAGGATTCGAAGTCTGTTTTCAACCTTGAAAGAGCTGAGGCTTACTAATTTGCCAAAACTAAAGGGATGGTGTAAAGATAATTCATGTGAAAATGCTACATTTAGTTGTCTTTCTAGATTGGTGGTTGAGGATTGTCCTTGTCTCATTTCCATGCCTCTGTTTCCATGTTTAGAAGAATTACTAGTGCTCAAAAATACAAGTTGGGAGCCATTCAAACGAACTGTGACAACAGCAATAGAAGAGAAAAGAGCTCTAACATCTCAATTGGAAgtgtcatcatcatcaccatctaGTACTCTCACCAAGAGCAAGTCACGGAGAAGCCCTCGTCGAACAAAGTCATTAAATATGAAACCAAAATCACCTTCTTTTAAAAAAGTTTCTCGACCAAAACCAGTTTCTTCCACAGTTGCTCTTGACTCCACATTGAAGACACCAGTTCCAGCTCCACAGAATatttcatcaacaacaacaGTTACTCCTCTCTCGAAATTGAGGACACTACATATCATTGACATGCCCAATTCTGATCCAAATATGTGGAAGTCCCTTCACAGCCTCCGTTCTGTGACATTGGATAATGTTGCTGACATAAATGATTATCTTAAAGGAGGACTTAGACAAGTAACCAGCCTGCAACAACTCCATATTTTGCGGTGTTATAATTTAGTGGAAATCGAAAGTTGGATCGATGACTTTAAAGCTCTCAGCAAAATTTCAATCAAATTATGCCCCCAGTTAAGAATACCACATGATAGAATTGACCTCATCACTTCCTCAAATGTGAAGGTTGAGCACTGCCCTCGTGTTACTCACATTGAAAGA CCTCCTTATACTGTGTCATTCTTTGTTGAGTTCTGTGAAG GTTTGGTTGTGTTGTGTGGCTTAACTGTTtg TGTACATGATAGTGAGGCCCAACTAGAAAGCCCACTAGCTATCGATATTGGTGTTTGGAAACAAAGCATCAAGAGTGCCATAGAGAATACAGCCCAGGAGAAAGGTTCGAACCAACCAAACCTTTCAACCAACGAAGGAGCTGCTGTCCCAGAAGTCGTTAGAGAGGGTCCTGAGCGGGTGAGCCGAGTTCGTATGAAGCCGAGTTGGCTCCGAGATTTCGTAATGATGGAGCGGCGCTGA
- the LOC115709537 gene encoding putative disease resistance protein RGA3 codes for MAAANFNLTVVAGRILKLLGSEEEHIAQNEMLMGLKEIIEEHALVLLHAENMCLQGDEVVRSWMMKLEDALCDAENLVDELTSTGNVMAINHLIPNCFISPHTPKMSNNKEVNRVRRRLEQLAFEGRDFHLDKLSEKQVGTMKPDINHAAVVQEEFFLSRADDKAAILKFVSNPNQSDQVNVEVLPIIGKAGIGKTALAKEVFNDEMVRDHFELRIWVSVGVVFDLIQILTTILAHATNRAIEDLEFEVLAYALKGKLYLIVLDDAWHVDTEEWDVLRNILRVGAHGSKIIVTTRNEEVAKITGTMAAYSLNMPSEEQSWLLFRKMAFKEEEEEPSERSYQKEIGREIVKMCRGDPVVIMMLESLLRTSSSEEEWRSFYQNELQPIRNEGLLGLMVLCYKHLPSTLKHCFAYCSLFPEDHEYDVQTVIKLWMSQGFIIESLTGQDQSPEDAGYDYVLELLRRGFFQVSQIDTRDRVIKFEIHYLVRRLLEMVAEDHCRMLKSCILPGIHVFMNQEIEVRNMRSMVVPFQSLQWIRGYQLLDITVSRFIFIRTLDMHGLGINRVPSSITNLKLLKYLDLSENEDITELPHSITKLLNLQTLKLSSCYRLKRLPRRGFENLINLRHLEIDGCYNLTSLPRGIHQLTNLQILSQLAVSDQGTSPNIGFNAFTKEVDIKNLGHEKFDMSSYLNVVSGVQSLSLKWESNAPESNEHKTPLQSELLLALKELTLLGFRGNILFSANCPSNLVKLSLRKCVNCSSLPALEGLWNLKVLVLDELIKLEYISKNENASSVATPFFPSLKELWLTELPKLQSWWRNEGMNVDVLPSFPCLSKLVIEDCPKLTSIPLFPTLEEGLALDSTCWKPFQLTLNKKTAPQEASSSSSSPSSLPLSNLKALRIVGIENFYGDEIEWRTLKSLEFLRFDSLPNLVSLPEGLQHVVSLKEFQLWRCGTEEIPEWIGKLHNLSKLMICLCPNLKSLPESIRELKLLETLEIEECNTLLRRCEKEIGADWEKICLIKNLRLGRIYDK; via the coding sequence ATGGCTGCAGCAAACTTTAATCTCACCGTTGTTGCTGGTCGGATCCTGAAGTTGCTGGGTTCTGAAGAAGAGCATATAGCACAGAATGAAATGTTGATGGGGCTAAAGGAGATCATTGAAGAGCATGCTCTTGTGCTTCTTCATGCAGAGAACATGTGTTTGCAGGGCGACGAGGTCGTGCGTAGTTGGATGATGAAGCTTGAAGATGCACTGTGTGATGCAGAGAACTTGGTAGATGAGTTGACTAGTACTGGAAATGTAATGGCGATTAATCATTTAATTCCTAATTGTTTCATCTCACCACATACTCCCAAGATGTCTAATAATAAGGAGGTCAACAGAGTTAGGAGGAGACTAGAACAACTTGCGTTTGAGGGAAGAGATTTCCATCTGGATAAGCTTAGTGAGAAACAAGTTGGTACCATGAAACCAGACATTAATCATGCTGCAGTAGTCCAAGAAGAATTTTTTCTTTCTAGAGCCGATGACAAAGCAGCAATCTTAAAGTTTGTGTCGAATCCAAATCAGTCCGATCAGGTGAATGTTGAAGTTCTTCCCATAATTGGCAAGGCAGGAATTGGGAAAACCGCGCTTGCGAAAGAAGTGTTCAATGATGAGATGGTGAGAGATCATTTCGAGTTAAGAATTTGGGTAAGTGTTGGTGTTGTCTTTGATCTCATACAAATTTTGACAACTATACTTGCACACGCAACTAACCGAGCAATAGAGGATCTTGAATTTGAAGTGCTTGCATATGCATTGAAAGGAAAGCTGTACCTTATTGTATTAGATGACGCGTGGCATGTAGACACTGAGGAATGGGATGTGCTAAGAAATATTCTACGTGTTGGTGCACACGGAAGCAAAATAATTGTAACCACCCGAAATGAGGAGGTTGCTAAAATTACAGGCACCATGGCAGCGTATAGCTTAAACATGCCTTCGGAGGAGCAGTCTTGgcttttatttagaaaaatggcttttaaagaagaagaagaagagcctTCGGAGAGGTCTTACCAGAAAGAAATCGGAAGGGAGATTGTAAAAATGTGTAGAGGAGATCCTGTTGTGATAATGATGTTAGAAAGCCTGTTAAGAACAAGTAGTTCAGAAGAAGAGTGGCGATCATTCTATCAAAATGAACTTCAACCCATAAGAAATGAAGGACTTCTGGGACTGATGGTGCTGTGTTACAAGCATCTTCCTTCAACTTTAAAACATTGTTTCGCTTACTGTAGCTTATTTCCAGAAGATCACGAGTATGATGTCCAAACAGTCATAAAGTTGTGGATGTCACAAGGCTTTATTATTGAGTCACTGACTGGTCAAGATCAATCTCCAGAGGATGCTGGTTATGATTATGTTTTGGAATTACTCAGAAGAGGTTTCTTCCAAGTATCTCAAATAGACACAAGGGACAGGGTGATCAAATTTGAAATACACTATTTAGTGCGTCGTCTTCTGGAAATGGTAGCAGAGGACCATTGCAGAATGTTGAAATCATGTATTCTTCCTGGAATCCATGTCTTCATGAATCAAGAAATTGAAGTACGTAATATGCGATCGATGGTTGTGCCATTTCAGTCACTACAATGGATACGAGGTTATCAACTTCTTGATATTACAGTGTCTAGATTTATATTTATACGGACACTAGATATGCATGGTTTGGGGATAAACAGAGTACCATCTTCTATTACAAACTTGAAGCTTCTCAAGTATCTTGATCTTTCCGAAAATGAGGATATAACAGAACTGCCTCATTCAATCACCAAACTTTTAAACTTGCAAACTTTGAAACTCTCTTCATGTTATCGGCTTAAGAGGTTGCCAAGAAGAGGCTTTGAGAATCTGATCAATCTCCGGCATCTTGAGATCGATGGCTGCTACAATTTGACCAGTCTTCCTCGAGGCATTCATCAACTGACCAATCTTCAGATATTATCTCAACTTGCAGTAAGTGATCAGGGCACCTCTCCAAATATTGGATTTAATGCATTTACCAAAGAGGTTGATATCAAAAATTTGGGGCATGAAAAGTTTGATATGAGCAGTTATTTGAATGTGGTATCAGGGGTTCAATCATTGTCTTTGAAATGGGAAAGTAATGCACCTGAGTCCAATGAGCACAAAACGCCACTACAGAGTGAGTTGTTGTTAGCTCTTAAAGAACTGACTCTGCTTGGTTTTAGGGGAAACATCTTATTCTCTGCTAACTGTCCAAGCAATTTGGTCAAGCTTTCATTGCGCAAATGTGTTAACTGCAGTAGCCTACCAGCACTTGAAGGGTTGTGGAATCTTAAGGTACTTGTATTGGATGAACTTATCAAACTCGAATATATTTCGAAGAATGAGAATGCTTCTTCAGTAGCCACACCCTTCTTTCCTTCCCTGAAAGAACTATGGCTCACAGAACTACCTAAGCTACAGAGTTGGTGGAGAAATGAAGGCATGAATGTTGATGTGTTGCCGTCATTCCCTTGTCTTTCAAAATTAGTTATTGAGGATTGTCCCAAACTCACTTCCATTCCTCTATTCCCAACTCTTGAGGAAGGTTTGGCTCTAGACTCAACTTGCTGGAAGCCATTTCAACTCACCTTAAACAAGAAAACTGCACCCCAAGAAGCATCATCCTCGTCGTCCTCGCCATCATCTCTACCACTCTCCAACTTAAAGGCTCTCCGGATTGTAGGCATTGAAAACTTCTATGGTGATGAAATTGAGTGGAGAACTCTAAAAAGCTTAGAATTCTTGAGATTTGATTCTCTTCCAAACTTGGTGAGTCTTCCTGAGGGGCTTCAACATGTAGTCAGCTTGAAAGAATTCCAACTCTGGCGCTGTGGTACTGAGGAAATCCCTGAATGGATAGGCAAACTCCATAATTTAAGCAAACTCATGATTTGCTTATGTCCTAATTTGAAATCGCTACCTGAATCGATTCGGGAGCTTAAACTTCTAGAGACACTAGAGATTGAAGAGTGTAACACCTTATTAAGGAGATGCGAAAAGGAGATTGGTGCAGATTGGGAAAAGATTTGTTTGATCAAAAATCTGCGTTTGGGTAGGATTTATGACAAATGA
- the LOC115709982 gene encoding uncharacterized protein LOC115709982: MELPIPEKIQKLWDLWSLRGCIMLSLLLQIILVLFASSRQRCKNSFLLILIWAAYLLADWVAAVSIGLITQEQTRSCDDHKDGKYDHDIYAFWASFLLLHLGGPDTITSFALEDNEFWLRHLFGLVLQVMAAGYSFYLTLPNNKLWPPTLLIFFVGIIKYTERTRAFYLASLERFGRTALRKPDPGPDYEEVSTNYFSKLLQIPIQGDSKANQSGVGSSSRLDPYIELNRITLEACDELGLLKAAHILFGRFKGLIVGFFLTSKDRKSCREYFMKIEDHKCAFRVVEYELSLLFQVLHTKVVVARQRVGYILRFISLSSILSATIAYFLTEKKGFKRIEIILSYSLLIGAMVLDTISVIKLIFSDWILVVLNHTWKREFLDKLKIMRFSSSYKVTEDLQEFIFKNLKEKSKKANTFKEATEACIERGGLALKQSIGQDFASYIKLKWSISEFQYTESILLWHIATEMCNEDTKISNNDNYKSKSKILSEYMFYLLIVQNTIFSPVLGDWHLVFQDTCAEAKRFFRKYCVSNHCDAVKKMNGVRTKFRPAAVKEGRSKSVFFDACILANQLKKLESNQRWKIMDEVWLELMSYAAINCRPIVHAQQPSWGGELITFTWLLLNHFGLGIQFSEQEDRAGMKMVAVK, translated from the exons ATGGAATTACCAATCCCAGAAAAAATACAGAAGTTATGGGATTTATGGAGCCTTCGGGGGTGCATTATGCTGAGCCTTCTTCTACAAATAATTCTAGTCTTGTTTGCATCCTCTAGACAACGCTGCAAGAACTCATTCTTACTCATTCTCATCTGGGCAGCCTATTTGCTAGCTGATTGGGTTGCTGCAGTTTCCATAGGCCTAATTACACAAGAACAGACCAGATCTTGTGATGATCATAAGGATGGAAAGTATGATCATGACATTTATGCATTCTGGGCTTCTTTTCTCTTACTCCATCTTGGTGGACCTGATACCATTACCTCTTTTGCTCTTGAAGATAATGAGTTTTGGCTTAGGCACTTGTTTGGTCTTGTCTTACAAGTCATGGCTGCTGGTTACAGTTTCTACCTCACTCTCCCTAATAACAAGCTATGGCCTCCCACACTCCTTATCTTCTTTGTTGGCATCATTAAGTACACTGAGAGGACAAGAGCCTTTTACCTTGCAAGCTTGGAACGTTTCGGAAGGACTGCTCTACGAAAACCAGATCCCGGGCCTGACTACGAAGAGGTTTCCACAAACTACTTCTCTAAACTTCTTCAAATTCCAATACAGGGAGATAGTAAAGCAAATCAGAGTGGTGTTGGGAGTTCTTCTAGGCTTGATCCTTACATAGAACTTAATAGAATCACTTTAGAAGCTTGTGATGAGTTGGGATTACTGAAGGCAGCTCATATTCTCTTTGGAAGGTTCAAAGGACTCATTGTTGGGTTTTTTCTAACTTCCAAAGATAGAAAATCATGCAGAGAGTACTTTATGAAAATTGAAGATCATAAATGTGCTTTCAGAGTAGTTGAGTATGAGCTAAGTCTCTTGTTCCAAGTTCTTCACACCAAGGTAGTTGTGGCGCGCCAAAGAGTTGGTTACATACTCCGATTCATAAGCTTATCTTCGATTTTGAGTGCCACCATAGCATACTTCTTAACTGAAAAGAAAGGTTTCAAAAGGATTGAGATCATTCTTAGTTATTCTCTGCTTATTGGAGCCATGGTCCTTGACACCATATCAGTTATTAAGCTCATTTTCTCTGATTGGATTCTTGTGGTGCTTAATCACACTTGGAAGAG GGAATTTCTTGACAAGCTGAAAATCATGAGATTCTCGAGCTCATATAAGGTCACAGAAGATCTACAAGAATTCatctttaaaaatctgaaagaaaaatcaaagaaggcAAACACTTTCAAAGAAGCAACAGAGGCATGTATAGAAAGAGGTGGTTTGGCTCTTAAACAGAGTATTGGTCAAGATTTTGCTAGCTATATCAAACTCAAATGGAGCATAAGCGAGTTTCAATACACCGAAAGCATTCTTTTGTGGCACATAGCAACCGAGATGTGCAACGAGGacactaaaatttctaataatgataattataaAAGCAAGTCTAAGATTCTTTCGGAGTATATGTTCTATTTACTAATAGTTCAGAATACAATATTTTCTCCAGTTTTGGGAGATTGGCACTTGGTGTTTCAAGATACTTGTGCAGAGGCCAAGAGGTTTTTTAGAAAATACTGTGTGTCAAATCACTGTGATGCTGTGAAGAAAATGAATGGTGTAAGAACAAAGTTCAGACCAGCTGCTGTGAAGGAGGGAAGAAGCAAGTCTGTGTTCTTTGATGCTTGTATTTTAGCAAACCAGCTTAAAAAATTGGAGAGTAATCAAAGATGGAAAATAATGGATGAGGTGTGGCTTGAGCTCATGTCTTATGCAGCTATTAATTGTAGGCCTATTGTTCATGCACAACAGCCTAGTTGGGGTGGTGAGCTTATTACTTTTACTTGGTTATTGCTCAATCATTTTGGTTTGGGTATACAATTCTCTGAGCAAGAAGATCGAGCTGGAATGAAAATGGTGGCAGTAAAGTAA